TGTTTCTTACAGAACCTATCCCCAAAACGTATGTCGTGGCTGGTCTCGCTATAGATATAACTTTTATCATTATGTATTTAGTCAGAAGAAAGTCAAAAGGCTGGAAAGAGAAATCATACTTGAACCGCAGAGATGGCGCTATTATCGTTATATTAAGTGTGCTCGTTCTAGCACTGGCGCACTTAGGGAATTATCAGAGTTATTGGGAATACTTAGAGGGCTTGCTGATAGATTCGTTTCTCTTCTTTCTGGGGATGAAACTGGTGGTGAGCAAGAATGAGTGATGGGAAACTTCTTTCGGCATGGGAAGAAGAATTAAAGAAAGCACAGAGCTTAGATGAGCTTAAACAAAAGTATGAAGAAGCACTAAAACAAATCGGCAATCAAAAAGAAGCACAAAAATTGTACAAAGTTTATCAAAAAAGGGAGTTTGAGCTAAAGTTAGCACAGTACAGAAAACTAAAGGAAGAACTTGCGCAGAAGAAAAGAAAGATAAAGAAAGATAAAATAGACGTAAACGTTAAAGTCGTCAAGAAGTGGATAAACAGTAGGCTCTTTACTGCAGAGCATTACGTCGCAATGCTGCAGCAAAGTAAGGATGGGCTTCAATTGCTATTTTTGAGGAAGGCTAAATTAGTGGAAAATCAAGGCTATTTAATGTTAGAAGTGAAGAAACTTAGAAAAGTGTGGGTGCTTAATGGGGAACCGCTACTTCTTGAGCGTAAAAGGATCATAGGGAAGAAGTTTGTTGCAGTGCATTTCGTGTTGCCAGATTATCCTTATACTTTAGACCTTACTATAGATGACAAAATAAGGCAACTTACGCTTAAGAATATCAACGCTCCGCAAATAATACATTCTATTATAAAGACAAAATTCTTTGAGGCGTTAGCAAGAGTGGGAGGCGGTCCAGATATGATGATGCTGATTATCGGCGCAATCATGGGCGTAGGAATAGGGCTAGCAATTGGCTTCGGTATCTCTAACGCAAATCTATCTCATTTGCTGGCGCAGCATGTAACTAATACGACGACCACGCATTCTGTTAGTCCTTTCCCAACCTCAACTAAAGGTGGTTCTTCATGAAAGAAAAGGAAGAAGAGAAAGAGGAACAAATTCTCTGGCCTAAATGGAAGGAAGTTGAAGAGTTGTTGAAGAAGGTGAGAAAATGAAAAAAACAAATAATGATTTGGAGTTATTGAAAAAGGAAAATGAGGAATTGAAGAAGAAGATTGAGGAATTAGAAGCACTGGTAAATAATGATGAAAGTGATGAAGATGAGGAACTCCAAGAAATAGAGAACCCTTATACTGTCACCAACAGAGCTATAAGCGAATTAGTAGAGCCACGCGATACAATGTTCTATTTGAGTGGCAACCAGATATCATTGATCTTAAGCGCATTTGAGTTCGCTAGATTACCCACTTATTTCGGCGAAGAGCCGGTTGACGAATTGGCGGAGTATGCAAATAAGTTAAAGCATTACTTAGTTAGCAAAGGTGGAAGGGGAAGAAGAGATATTCTCAGAGTGCTAAGAGTAAGTAACGGTCAGGCCAGAGAGAACGTAAACAAGAGCATATTCAAACAATTATTACAGGGAAGCAAAGACTCAGATTTGGAGGATGATGAAGGATGACAGAACTATTATGGCTAGCGCAGAAAATTGTGGAAGCATACAAGTCTATGGGCTTTGTCAGCGCAGTGATATTCGGCCCCCAAGGAACTGGGAAGACTACCTATGCGTTCAAGGTAGCGAGAGATGTGGAATTCGCACTTCATAACCTAGAGACGAAGGACGAGGCATGGCAATACGTAAAGTACTTCTTCGAATTGCCTGATGCATTAGAGTATATTCAGGAAATCACGGAAAGAGACGAACGGATACCGTACATAATCTTTGATGACGCATCAATTTGGCTTAGCAAATACTACTGGTATAAGGACTATATGAAAGCCTTCTACTCATATTATGCGCTAATCAGAACTAGAGTCTCAGCTGTCATATTTACCACACCCGCTCCGGATGATATAGCCTATTTCTTGAGAGAGAAGGGATGGTATCAGATAAAGATAGTGTGGAACAATAAGAAAAAGAAAATTGC
This genomic window from Acidianus manzaensis contains:
- a CDS encoding B277 family protein is translated as MSDGKLLSAWEEELKKAQSLDELKQKYEEALKQIGNQKEAQKLYKVYQKREFELKLAQYRKLKEELAQKKRKIKKDKIDVNVKVVKKWINSRLFTAEHYVAMLQQSKDGLQLLFLRKAKLVENQGYLMLEVKKLRKVWVLNGEPLLLERKRIIGKKFVAVHFVLPDYPYTLDLTIDDKIRQLTLKNINAPQIIHSIIKTKFFEALARVGGGPDMMMLIIGAIMGVGIGLAIGFGISNANLSHLLAQHVTNTTTTHSVSPFPTSTKGGSS